The Streptomyces sp. NBC_01244 genome contains a region encoding:
- a CDS encoding NAD(P)/FAD-dependent oxidoreductase has protein sequence MKHRIVVLGAGYAGTYVAGNLARRLSPADTEITVVNAVPDFVERLRLHQVAAGGQMETQSLADIFAGTGVRLHLARVTAVDPERQVVITVAGADGGGELGYDTLLYALGSHGDDRSVPGVAEHAFDVAARPSALRLRERLDGLRGSGKVVVVGDGLTGIETATEIAESRPGLSVVLVARGELGAQLSAGARSHLRRACDRLGITVLEHTSVEAVEAARVLCADGAAVASDATVWTAGFAVNPIAAAAGLEVTGNGRIVVDRTMRSLSHPNVYAAGDSVHAIGDNGRPLPMSCATAGYTGMQAIKAIVGRLTASKIGHVKLGYPGNHISLGRQDGILHMVDHEGGAKPRYMGGRKAARIKAGILRMSLWANSHPTFCMPKRKRHLAGAPDLFAARALPYAPDAPADKAVA, from the coding sequence ATGAAGCACCGCATCGTCGTCCTCGGCGCCGGCTATGCCGGAACCTACGTGGCTGGGAACCTGGCCCGCCGGCTGTCTCCGGCGGACACCGAGATCACCGTGGTCAACGCCGTGCCGGACTTCGTCGAGCGGCTACGGCTGCACCAGGTCGCGGCCGGCGGTCAGATGGAAACCCAGAGCCTCGCCGACATCTTCGCGGGTACGGGGGTACGGCTGCACCTGGCGCGTGTCACCGCTGTCGACCCCGAGCGCCAGGTCGTCATCACTGTGGCCGGCGCCGACGGGGGTGGGGAACTCGGCTACGACACGCTTCTCTACGCGCTCGGCAGCCACGGTGACGACCGGAGCGTCCCCGGGGTGGCCGAGCATGCCTTCGACGTCGCCGCCCGGCCTTCGGCGTTGCGCCTGCGCGAGCGTTTGGACGGCCTGCGGGGAAGCGGGAAGGTGGTCGTAGTCGGCGACGGGCTGACCGGCATCGAGACCGCCACCGAAATCGCCGAATCCCGGCCCGGCCTGTCGGTGGTGCTGGTCGCCCGCGGAGAGCTGGGCGCCCAGCTCTCCGCCGGAGCCCGAAGCCACCTGCGTCGGGCCTGCGACCGGCTGGGCATCACCGTTCTGGAGCACACCAGCGTCGAAGCCGTCGAAGCGGCACGGGTCCTGTGCGCCGACGGCGCCGCCGTAGCGTCCGACGCCACGGTGTGGACGGCAGGGTTCGCGGTCAACCCGATAGCTGCCGCTGCCGGTCTGGAGGTCACCGGGAACGGCCGGATCGTCGTCGACCGCACCATGCGCTCGCTCTCCCACCCGAACGTCTACGCGGCCGGCGACAGCGTCCATGCCATCGGCGACAACGGCAGGCCGCTGCCGATGTCCTGCGCCACGGCCGGCTACACCGGAATGCAGGCCATCAAGGCCATCGTGGGACGCCTGACCGCCAGCAAGATCGGACACGTCAAGCTGGGCTACCCGGGCAACCACATCAGCCTCGGTCGGCAGGACGGGATCCTGCACATGGTCGACCACGAAGGAGGGGCGAAGCCGAGGTACATGGGCGGCCGGAAGGCCGCACGGATCAAGGCGGGCATCCTCAGGATGTCGCTGTGGGCCAACTCGCACCCGACCTTCTGCATGCCCAAGCGCAAGCGTCACCTGGCCGGCGCGCCGGATCTGTTCGCCGCGAGGGCGCTCCCGTACGCGCCGGACGCCCCAGCCGACAAGGCGGTCGCGTAG
- a CDS encoding sigma-70 family RNA polymerase sigma factor, whose product MDSTASDRFDTGRFEASRNRLASLAYRLLGSASDAEDAVQDAFLRWQAADRERIETPEAWLTKVVTNLCLDRLRSAQVRHERAVGAWLPEPLLDGDPMLGPADTFEQRESVSLAVLTLMERLSPVERAVYVLREAFSYGHAEMAQILDITESASQQHVHRARIRIAAERRRGGEADPASARRVVEEFLAAAASGRTERLVALLTDDVMALSDGAGLAKRLLQYRTPEQVASHVRAGFKPTPAKRRLAGGSPTFHFALVNGSPAVLAVIDHRVVGAVVFEVRDGKVASLRGIAAAGRLGRLNEAWQQHEPDAPALAAW is encoded by the coding sequence ATGGACAGCACCGCCAGTGATCGCTTCGACACCGGTCGGTTCGAGGCCAGTCGAAACCGACTGGCCTCGCTCGCGTACCGTCTGCTCGGCTCGGCCTCCGACGCCGAAGACGCCGTTCAGGACGCGTTCCTGCGCTGGCAAGCAGCGGACAGGGAAAGGATCGAGACGCCGGAAGCGTGGCTGACCAAGGTCGTCACCAACCTGTGCCTCGACCGGCTCCGCTCGGCGCAGGTGCGCCACGAGCGAGCGGTCGGCGCTTGGCTGCCCGAACCGCTCCTCGACGGCGATCCGATGCTCGGCCCGGCCGACACCTTCGAGCAGCGCGAATCGGTGTCCTTGGCCGTGCTGACCCTGATGGAGCGCCTCTCACCGGTCGAGCGGGCCGTCTACGTCCTGCGCGAGGCCTTCTCGTACGGCCACGCCGAGATGGCCCAGATCCTCGACATCACCGAGTCGGCGAGCCAGCAGCATGTCCACCGGGCCCGGATCCGGATTGCCGCCGAGCGCCGCCGGGGCGGTGAGGCCGACCCGGCCTCCGCGCGTCGGGTCGTCGAGGAGTTCCTCGCCGCCGCCGCGTCGGGGCGGACCGAGCGGCTGGTGGCGTTGCTCACCGACGACGTGATGGCACTCTCGGACGGCGCAGGGTTGGCCAAGCGGCTGTTGCAGTACAGGACGCCAGAGCAGGTTGCCTCCCACGTGCGGGCCGGCTTCAAGCCGACGCCGGCGAAACGGCGGCTGGCAGGCGGCTCACCCACGTTCCATTTCGCGCTGGTCAACGGCTCCCCGGCCGTCCTCGCCGTGATCGACCACCGGGTCGTGGGCGCCGTGGTGTTCGAAGTCCGTGACGGAAAGGTCGCGTCCCTGCGCGGCATCGCCGCAGCCGGCCGGCTTGGGCGCCTCAACGAGGCGTGGCAGCAGCACGAACCCGACGCGCCGGCCCTCGCCGCATGGTGA
- a CDS encoding DUF6223 family protein: protein MSARRLFAVSATALLTGLGLAAPAAAHASVRHVAVGVTEFSVGRLGATIGGLLGLVAVVIAVLALTRPAGRLGVASGAVGAVGAVGAKAAVVAALIATTLGGMVAATADGGLGTGDGLGGAYVALLLGLIGTGLGWRALSRSRRTG from the coding sequence ATGTCCGCTCGTCGCCTGTTCGCCGTCTCCGCGACCGCCCTGCTCACCGGGCTCGGTCTTGCCGCGCCGGCGGCGGCGCACGCCTCGGTCCGGCACGTCGCGGTCGGAGTCACCGAGTTCAGCGTCGGCAGGCTCGGCGCCACCATCGGCGGGCTGCTGGGGCTGGTCGCCGTGGTCATCGCCGTGCTCGCGCTGACCCGGCCCGCCGGCCGCCTCGGCGTCGCCAGCGGGGCGGTCGGGGCGGTCGGGGCGGTCGGGGCCAAGGCGGCCGTGGTCGCGGCGCTGATCGCCACAACCCTCGGCGGGATGGTCGCGGCCACCGCCGACGGTGGACTCGGCACCGGAGACGGACTCGGCGGGGCCTACGTGGCCCTGCTTCTGGGACTGATCGGCACAGGGCTCGGCTGGCGGGCCCTTTCCCGCTCCCGCCGCACCGGCTGA
- a CDS encoding sensor histidine kinase has protein sequence MNIGRFRVRAGVRDRLIAVGVAAALLVTGLSGRHSGTGLDLFGYVLLVVGGLALAAGRRAPVAVLAVTGLCAVGYQAAGFDVAAVAFLFAVYAAMRAGHRLVTVTVSVAVLSALPVAALASGLHDTGEAFAQARGALQIAWLIAAGAAGEALRQAEQRADEAERTREETARRRAGEERLHIARELHDSLTHQISVIKVQSEAAAHVARKRGEEVPQALLAIREAGREASRELRATLEALRDDDTTPPPGLDHVTELVERAGGTGLETKLTIEGERHDVPAAVGRTVYRIVQESLTNIARHADATTAAVRIDYRPDAVALQVDDNGKATPDTAPVPGMGLLGMRERVTALGGHLRAAPRGEGGFTVQAELPVERAS, from the coding sequence ATGAACATAGGACGGTTCCGCGTACGGGCCGGGGTCAGGGACCGGCTGATCGCCGTAGGCGTGGCGGCGGCGCTGCTGGTCACCGGTCTGTCCGGCCGGCATTCCGGCACCGGCCTGGACCTCTTCGGCTACGTGTTGCTCGTGGTCGGCGGCCTGGCCCTGGCCGCGGGCCGCCGGGCTCCGGTCGCCGTCCTCGCCGTCACCGGGCTCTGTGCGGTGGGCTACCAGGCGGCGGGCTTCGACGTGGCCGCCGTCGCATTCCTCTTCGCGGTGTACGCGGCCATGCGGGCGGGACACCGCCTCGTCACAGTGACGGTGAGCGTGGCCGTGCTGTCAGCGCTCCCCGTCGCGGCCCTGGCCTCGGGCCTGCACGACACGGGCGAGGCCTTCGCGCAGGCCCGCGGCGCCCTCCAGATCGCTTGGCTCATCGCCGCCGGCGCCGCCGGTGAAGCCCTCCGGCAGGCCGAGCAGCGGGCCGACGAAGCCGAGCGCACCCGGGAGGAGACGGCGCGGCGCCGCGCCGGCGAGGAGCGGCTGCACATCGCGCGGGAGCTGCACGATTCGCTCACCCACCAGATATCGGTGATCAAGGTGCAGTCCGAAGCCGCCGCCCACGTGGCCCGCAAACGTGGAGAGGAGGTACCGCAGGCCCTCCTGGCGATCCGGGAGGCCGGCCGGGAGGCGTCCCGCGAACTCCGTGCCACCCTGGAGGCACTGCGCGACGACGACACCACCCCGCCGCCCGGACTCGACCACGTCACCGAACTCGTCGAGCGGGCCGGCGGGACGGGTCTGGAGACGAAGCTGACGATCGAGGGGGAGCGGCATGACGTCCCGGCCGCAGTGGGCCGCACCGTCTACCGGATCGTCCAGGAGTCCCTCACCAACATCGCCCGTCACGCGGACGCGACCACGGCAGCGGTCCGCATCGACTACCGCCCGGACGCCGTCGCCCTCCAGGTCGACGACAACGGCAAGGCCACACCGGACACCGCCCCCGTGCCCGGCATGGGACTGCTCGGGATGCGAGAACGCGTCACCGCCCTCGGAGGACATCTCCGGGCAGCACCGCGAGGCGAAGGCGGCTTCACCGTCCAGGCCGAACTCCCTGTGGAACGAGCATCATGA